Genomic segment of Pseudomonas sp. CCI4.2:
AAACTCACGCGTAAATCCAGGGTGGTATAGCCCTGACCTTTCTTCAGCTGGGTATGAATCGCGCAACCCATGCAGGAATCCAGCAACGTCGCGGCATACCCACCATGCACCGTGCCCAGCGGGTTGTAGTGCCGGGCATTGGGTGTGCCTTGAAAAACAAAACGACCGGGCGACCACTCCATCGGAATGAAATCAACCAGTTCGCCGAAGGGCGGGCAGGGCAGTTCGCCGCTGCTGATGCCGTCGAAAAATTCGGTTGGAGTCAGGGTGCTGACGTCGGCCAGACTGGTGGTGCCGGGTTTGGCAAGACGAATTCGGGCGGCGTGTTCTTCGGCCAGCCACTGGGCAATCTTTTCTTCACGAGTGAGCATTTGGAGAGGCACTCCGGTCATTGC
This window contains:
- a CDS encoding PaaI family thioesterase; this encodes MLTREEKIAQWLAEEHAARIRLAKPGTTSLADVSTLTPTEFFDGISSGELPCPPFGELVDFIPMEWSPGRFVFQGTPNARHYNPLGTVHGGYAATLLDSCMGCAIHTQLKKGQGYTTLDLRVSFVRAMGSHTGPVRAEGKVIHVGRSTALAEGRLYDVDDRLYATGTTTCMIFDMTQ